The Pseudomonas berkeleyensis genome includes a region encoding these proteins:
- the rimO gene encoding 30S ribosomal protein S12 methylthiotransferase RimO yields the protein MSSATPKVGFVSLGCPKATVDSERILTQLRMEGYEIVPTYQDADVVVVNTCGFIDSAKAESLDAIGEALAENGKVIVTGCMGVAEDSIRDVHPSVLAVTGPQQYEQVVNAVHEVIPPKTEHNPLIDLVPPQGIKLTPRHYAYLKISEGCNHTCSFCIIPSMRGKLVSRPVGDVLSEAERLVKAGVKELLVISQDTSAYGVDLKYKLDFWNGQPVKTRMLELCEALSSMGVWVRLHYVYPYPNVDDVIPLMAAGKLLPYLDIPFQHASPKVLKSMKRPAFEDKTLARIKKWREICPELTIRSTFIVGFPGETEEDFQYLLDWLTEAQLDRVGCFQYSPVEGAPANELGLEPVPDDVKQERWERFMAHQQAISSARLQAKIGLEMDVLVDEVDGEGAVARSWADAPEIDGSVFIDSTNVKPGDKVRVRIVDADEYDMWGELV from the coding sequence ATGTCCAGCGCCACCCCGAAAGTCGGATTCGTCAGCCTCGGCTGCCCGAAAGCAACCGTCGACTCCGAACGCATCCTGACCCAACTGCGCATGGAAGGTTACGAGATCGTACCGACCTACCAGGATGCCGACGTGGTGGTGGTCAATACCTGCGGCTTCATCGATAGCGCCAAGGCCGAGTCGCTGGACGCCATCGGCGAGGCACTGGCCGAGAATGGCAAGGTGATCGTCACCGGCTGCATGGGCGTGGCCGAAGACAGCATCCGCGATGTGCACCCGAGCGTGCTGGCCGTCACTGGCCCGCAGCAGTACGAGCAGGTAGTCAACGCCGTACACGAAGTCATCCCGCCGAAGACCGAGCACAACCCGCTGATCGACCTGGTACCGCCGCAGGGCATCAAGCTCACCCCGCGCCATTACGCCTATCTGAAGATTTCCGAAGGCTGCAACCACACCTGCAGCTTCTGCATCATCCCGTCCATGCGCGGCAAGCTGGTCAGCCGTCCGGTGGGCGACGTGCTCAGCGAAGCCGAGCGCCTGGTCAAGGCCGGCGTCAAGGAGCTGCTGGTGATCAGCCAGGACACCAGCGCCTATGGCGTCGATCTCAAGTACAAGCTGGACTTCTGGAACGGCCAGCCGGTGAAGACGCGCATGCTCGAACTGTGCGAAGCGCTGTCCTCCATGGGCGTGTGGGTGCGCCTGCACTACGTCTATCCCTACCCCAACGTCGATGACGTGATCCCGCTGATGGCCGCCGGCAAGCTGCTGCCCTACCTGGACATTCCGTTCCAGCATGCCAGCCCGAAAGTGCTCAAATCGATGAAGCGTCCGGCCTTCGAAGACAAGACCCTGGCGCGCATCAAGAAATGGCGCGAGATCTGCCCCGAGCTGACCATCCGCTCCACCTTCATCGTCGGCTTCCCCGGCGAGACCGAAGAAGACTTCCAGTACCTGCTCGACTGGCTGACCGAGGCGCAGCTCGACCGCGTCGGCTGCTTCCAGTACTCGCCGGTAGAAGGCGCACCAGCCAACGAGCTGGGCCTGGAGCCGGTACCGGATGACGTCAAACAGGAGCGTTGGGAGCGTTTCATGGCGCATCAGCAGGCGATCAGCTCTGCGCGTCTGCAGGCCAAGATCGGTCTGGAGATGGACGTACTGGTCGACGAAGTGGACGGCGAAGGCGCCGTGGCTCGCTCCTGGGCCGACGCCCCGGAGATCGACGGCAGCGTGTTCATCGACTCCACCAACGTCAAACCGGGCGACAAGGTGCGTGTGCGCATCGTCGATGCCGACGAATACGACATGTGGGGCGAGCTGGTCTGA
- the tsaA gene encoding tRNA (N6-threonylcarbamoyladenosine(37)-N6)-methyltransferase TrmO: MQHLVSPVGIVRSCFKEKFAIPRQPHLAPAARGVLELLPPFDQGEAVQGLEQVSHVWLLFLFHQALEDKPRLKVRPPRLGGNQSVGVFSTRATHRPNGIGQSVVRLERVEPGRLHLSGIDLLDGTPVLDIKPYVPYADCVNDAHNAMADAAPRLIPVEWQADALPLARQHALRLNEPLVELIEQCLAQDPRPAYQQPEPERRYGARFWDLDVHWHYPEPGRIRVLDVQKAANIA; the protein is encoded by the coding sequence ATGCAGCATCTGGTTTCCCCGGTCGGTATCGTCCGCTCCTGCTTCAAGGAAAAATTCGCCATCCCCCGCCAGCCGCACCTGGCACCTGCCGCACGCGGCGTGCTGGAGTTGCTGCCGCCCTTCGATCAGGGCGAGGCTGTGCAGGGCCTGGAGCAGGTCAGCCATGTCTGGTTGCTGTTTCTGTTTCATCAGGCGCTGGAAGACAAGCCGCGCCTGAAGGTGCGTCCGCCACGCCTGGGCGGCAACCAGTCGGTCGGCGTGTTCAGCACCCGCGCCACCCATCGCCCCAACGGTATTGGTCAGTCGGTGGTGCGCCTGGAAAGGGTCGAGCCAGGTCGCCTGCACCTGTCGGGCATCGATCTGCTCGATGGCACGCCGGTGCTGGATATCAAACCCTACGTGCCCTACGCCGATTGCGTGAACGATGCGCACAACGCCATGGCCGATGCCGCGCCGCGACTGATCCCCGTGGAGTGGCAAGCCGATGCCTTGCCGTTGGCGCGCCAACACGCGCTGCGCCTGAACGAGCCACTGGTGGAACTGATCGAGCAATGCCTGGCGCAAGATCCGCGCCCGGCTTACCAGCAACCAGAGCCCGAACGACGCTATGGCGCGCGCTTCTGGGATCTGGACGTGCACTGGCATTATCCCGAGCCGGGGCGCATCCGGGTGCTGGATGTGCAGAAGGCAGCGAACATCGCATAG
- a CDS encoding methyl-accepting chemotaxis protein encodes MAATVQEVAQNAEQASLAARDADLEAQQGNRVVQQAVDQIDNLANEVEQSAEAIAALNQESARIGSVLEVIRNVAEQTNLLALNAAIEAARAGEQGRGFAVVADEVRALAKRAQDSTEEIEGLIAGLQSMAKGAVQQMDSSRDLTRRTVELAGEAGDALGRITQAVSTIEQMNQQIAAAAEEQSAVAEAINESVTRVRDIGEQSATASEQTAASSAELARLGVELQGIVRQFRT; translated from the coding sequence ATGGCCGCCACCGTGCAGGAAGTAGCGCAGAACGCCGAGCAGGCCTCGCTGGCGGCGCGTGATGCCGACCTCGAGGCGCAGCAGGGCAACCGTGTAGTGCAACAGGCGGTGGATCAGATCGACAACCTGGCCAATGAAGTGGAGCAATCCGCCGAGGCCATAGCCGCGCTGAATCAGGAAAGTGCACGTATCGGCAGCGTGCTGGAGGTCATCCGCAATGTTGCCGAGCAGACCAATCTGCTGGCGCTCAACGCTGCCATCGAGGCGGCGCGCGCGGGGGAGCAGGGCCGTGGTTTCGCCGTGGTCGCCGACGAAGTGCGTGCGCTGGCCAAGCGTGCGCAGGACAGCACCGAGGAAATCGAAGGCCTGATCGCCGGCCTGCAGAGCATGGCCAAGGGCGCGGTGCAGCAGATGGACAGCAGCCGTGACCTGACGCGGCGTACCGTCGAGCTGGCAGGCGAGGCGGGCGATGCCCTGGGGCGCATCACCCAGGCGGTCAGCACCATCGAACAGATGAATCAGCAGATCGCCGCAGCCGCCGAGGAGCAGAGTGCGGTAGCCGAGGCGATCAACGAAAGCGTCACCCGCGTGCGTGATATCGGTGAGCAGAGTGCCACCGCCAGCGAGCAGACCGCTGCCTCCAGTGCGGAGCTGGCGCGGCTCGGTGTCGAGCTTCAGGGAATTGTGCGGCAGTTCCGTACCTGA
- the maiA gene encoding maleylacetoacetate isomerase → MLKLYGYWRSSAAYRVRIALNLKGLAYEQVPVHLVKDGGQQHAAEYRALNPQGLLPLLVDEEGGGVRIAQSLAIIEYLEEIFPLPALLPADPAERAQVRALALHIACDVHPLNNLRVLQYLSSELGVDDKAKNAWYRHWVELGLAAVEEGLVAFDGRLSLGSRPGYLEACLIPQLYNARRFACDLAAYPRILDLAARCESLEAFSLAAPEAQPDAQ, encoded by the coding sequence ATGTTGAAACTCTACGGCTACTGGCGCTCCAGCGCCGCCTACCGTGTGCGTATCGCCCTGAACCTCAAGGGCCTGGCCTACGAGCAAGTGCCGGTGCATCTGGTCAAGGACGGCGGCCAGCAGCACGCCGCCGAATATCGCGCGCTGAACCCGCAGGGCCTGTTGCCGCTGCTGGTGGACGAGGAAGGCGGCGGTGTACGCATCGCCCAATCACTGGCGATCATCGAGTACCTCGAAGAAATCTTCCCGCTGCCGGCGCTGCTGCCAGCCGACCCGGCCGAGCGTGCCCAGGTGCGGGCGCTGGCGCTGCACATCGCCTGTGATGTGCACCCGCTGAATAACCTGCGCGTGCTGCAATACCTCTCCAGCGAGCTGGGTGTCGATGACAAGGCGAAGAACGCCTGGTATCGGCACTGGGTCGAGCTGGGCTTGGCTGCGGTGGAAGAGGGGTTGGTGGCGTTCGACGGGCGTCTGTCGCTGGGCTCGCGGCCAGGCTATCTGGAGGCCTGCCTGATCCCGCAGTTGTACAACGCACGGCGTTTTGCCTGTGATCTGGCTGCCTACCCGCGCATTCTCGACCTGGCGGCGCGCTGTGAGTCACTGGAGGCTTTCAGCTTGGCCGCACCCGAGGCGCAGCCCGATGCTCAATAG
- a CDS encoding LysR family transcriptional regulator, whose protein sequence is MQYQIDHTDLTLVLALVRGRSLARAAELLQVDVSTVFRSIRRLEAALGVALFEKSRRGYEPTDTAKALAEQAEQAEQALDAARVALEQGKQVVSGTVRLTCTDAVLSSLLLPALARFMPNYPALALELVTSNDFANLSRRDADVALRLTRQPPEHLVGRRLGSVSYVVCARNDGQDRSDLSRQPWIAPDESMPDHATVLWRMHELPGVTPAYRCSSMHAVAQLARTGLGVAALPDFVLRSQPELQALTSALPGCDTELWLLTRPDCRALRSVQSLFDELGEALMASVARMQSGAG, encoded by the coding sequence ATGCAATATCAGATCGATCACACCGACCTCACCCTGGTACTTGCACTGGTACGCGGGCGCTCCCTGGCCCGTGCGGCCGAGTTGCTGCAGGTCGACGTTTCCACGGTGTTCCGCTCCATCCGCCGACTGGAAGCCGCCCTGGGCGTGGCGCTGTTCGAAAAGAGCCGGCGCGGCTATGAGCCGACCGACACCGCCAAGGCTCTCGCCGAGCAGGCGGAACAGGCCGAGCAGGCGCTGGATGCTGCGCGTGTGGCATTGGAACAGGGCAAACAGGTGGTCAGCGGCACGGTGCGGCTGACCTGTACCGACGCCGTACTCAGCAGCCTGCTGCTACCGGCGCTGGCGCGCTTCATGCCGAACTACCCGGCACTGGCGCTGGAGCTGGTCACCTCCAATGACTTCGCCAACCTCAGCCGACGCGATGCCGACGTCGCCCTGCGCCTGACCAGACAGCCGCCAGAACACTTGGTCGGCCGGCGACTCGGCTCGGTGTCCTATGTCGTCTGTGCACGAAATGACGGACAGGATCGCAGCGACCTGAGCCGCCAACCATGGATCGCTCCGGATGAATCGATGCCCGACCACGCCACGGTGCTATGGCGCATGCATGAACTGCCCGGAGTGACGCCCGCCTATCGCTGCAGCAGCATGCATGCCGTGGCGCAGCTGGCCCGTACAGGGCTGGGTGTGGCGGCATTGCCGGATTTCGTCCTGCGCAGCCAGCCGGAATTGCAGGCGCTGACCTCGGCCCTGCCCGGTTGCGATACCGAGCTCTGGCTACTTACCCGCCCGGACTGCCGTGCCCTGCGCTCGGTACAGAGCCTGTTCGACGAATTGGGCGAAGCGTTGATGGCGAGCGTAGCCCGGATGCAATCCGGGGCCGGTTGA
- a CDS encoding fumarylacetoacetate hydrolase family protein, with protein MKLASLNQGRDGVLIVVSRDLSRAVRVPQIAATLQAALDDWAVARPKLEAVYQRLNDGLEEGAFAFDQAACHSPLPRAYHWADGSAYVNHVELVRKARGAEMPESFWHDPLMYQGGADAFIPPHSPIRLADEAWGIDLEAELAVITDDVPMGPTPAEGAGHIRLLMLVNDVSLRNLIPGELAKGFGFYQSKPSSSFSPVAITPDELGESWRDGKVHRPLVSHINGTLFGQPNAGVDMTFNFPTLVAHAAKTRPLGAGTIIGSGTVSNYDRSAGSSCLAEKRMLEIVEQGEAKTPFLKFGDRVRIEMFDAAGQSLFGAIDQVVERYDAR; from the coding sequence ATGAAACTCGCATCACTGAATCAAGGCCGCGATGGCGTGCTGATCGTCGTGTCCCGCGACCTGAGTCGCGCCGTGCGCGTACCGCAGATCGCCGCCACCTTGCAGGCCGCGCTGGACGACTGGGCCGTGGCCCGGCCGAAACTGGAGGCGGTCTACCAACGCCTCAACGATGGTTTGGAAGAGGGCGCGTTCGCCTTCGATCAGGCGGCCTGCCACAGCCCGTTGCCACGCGCCTACCATTGGGCCGATGGCAGTGCCTACGTCAATCATGTCGAGCTGGTGCGCAAGGCGCGCGGGGCCGAGATGCCGGAAAGCTTCTGGCATGACCCGCTGATGTACCAGGGCGGTGCCGATGCCTTCATCCCGCCACATAGCCCGATCCGTCTGGCCGACGAAGCCTGGGGCATCGACTTGGAGGCCGAGCTGGCGGTGATCACCGATGACGTGCCGATGGGCCCCACGCCGGCCGAAGGCGCTGGGCATATTCGTCTGCTGATGCTGGTCAACGACGTGTCGCTGCGCAACCTGATCCCCGGCGAGCTGGCCAAGGGCTTTGGTTTCTACCAGAGCAAGCCGTCGTCGAGCTTCTCCCCGGTGGCCATCACCCCGGACGAGCTGGGCGAAAGCTGGAGGGACGGCAAGGTGCACCGGCCGCTGGTTTCACACATCAACGGCACGTTGTTCGGCCAGCCGAACGCCGGCGTGGACATGACCTTCAACTTCCCGACTCTGGTGGCGCATGCCGCCAAGACCCGCCCACTGGGCGCCGGCACCATCATCGGTTCGGGCACGGTATCCAACTACGACCGCAGCGCAGGCTCCAGTTGCCTGGCAGAGAAACGCATGCTGGAGATCGTCGAGCAGGGCGAGGCGAAGACGCCATTCCTCAAGTTCGGCGACCGGGTACGTATCGAGATGTTCGACGCCGCCGGCCAGAGCCTCTTCGGCGCCATCGACCAGGTGGTGGAACGCTACGATGCCCGCTAA
- a CDS encoding CTP synthase C-terminal region-related (seleno)protein, which yields MYSKCRVKIALVGDYNPAITAHRAIPEALRLASEALGVAVEPHWLATDSIVDDAALADYDGIWCVPGSPYAATDGALRAIRFAREQGVPFLGTCGGFQHALLEYARNQLGWTDAEHAELSPQAHTRLIAPLACSLLDISERVHLVSGSRIAELYGVREISEQYLCRYGLVDAFVEPLMAQALKASGHDAAGAVRAIELEDHPFFIATLFQPERAALEGRVPPVVAGLVGACAVQSVHEAQLEVAV from the coding sequence ATGTACAGCAAGTGTCGAGTCAAGATTGCCCTTGTCGGGGATTACAACCCGGCGATTACCGCCCACCGGGCCATTCCCGAGGCGCTGCGCCTGGCCAGCGAGGCGCTGGGTGTGGCGGTCGAGCCGCACTGGTTGGCGACTGACAGCATCGTCGATGACGCCGCCCTGGCGGACTACGACGGCATCTGGTGCGTGCCGGGCAGCCCCTACGCGGCTACCGACGGCGCATTGCGGGCGATTCGTTTTGCCCGCGAGCAGGGCGTGCCATTTCTCGGCACCTGCGGTGGCTTCCAGCATGCGCTGCTGGAATATGCGCGCAACCAATTGGGCTGGACGGATGCCGAGCATGCCGAACTGTCGCCGCAAGCCCACACGCGGCTGATCGCACCGCTGGCCTGCTCGTTGCTGGATATCAGCGAGCGCGTGCACCTGGTGTCAGGTTCACGCATCGCCGAGCTGTATGGCGTGCGTGAGATCAGCGAGCAGTACCTGTGTCGCTATGGTCTGGTCGATGCCTTCGTCGAGCCGCTGATGGCGCAGGCGCTGAAAGCCTCCGGGCATGATGCAGCCGGTGCAGTACGCGCCATCGAACTGGAAGACCATCCGTTCTTCATCGCCACTCTGTTCCAGCCCGAGCGTGCGGCCCTGGAAGGTCGGGTGCCGCCGGTGGTGGCCGGCCTGGTGGGTGCCTGCGCGGTGCAGTCGGTGCACGAGGCGCAGTTGGAGGTGGCGGTATGA
- a CDS encoding homogentisate 1,2-dioxygenase — MSRQWIRFPLREGECSRQAHCDLPQGTYEREMGREGFFGPTAHLHHKHPPTGWIDWEGPLRPHAFNFNDIPSERDCPLAAPLTLHNADVKLRVWRTHGAMRHLVRNADGDELLFVHEGSGHFYCDFGHLEYRDGDYLLIPRGTAWRIEASTPSYFLLIENTDGAYQLPDKGLLGPQAIFDLAVLEHPHIDEAFKVQQDESTWQIRIKRRGQISTVTYPYNPLDVVGWHGDNTVVRLNWRDIRPLVSHRYHLPPSVHTTFVANGFVICTFTPRPVESDPGALKVPFFHNNDDYDEVLFYHRGNFFSRDNIEQGMVTLHPCGFPHGPHPKALKKSQVDPATFIDEVAVMIDTRRALEVSDAAAAVDVAEYVNSWRAPGIQG; from the coding sequence ATGAGCCGTCAATGGATTCGCTTTCCCCTGCGTGAGGGTGAGTGTTCGCGTCAGGCGCATTGCGACCTGCCGCAGGGCACCTACGAGCGCGAAATGGGCCGCGAGGGTTTCTTCGGCCCCACCGCGCACCTGCACCACAAGCATCCACCCACTGGCTGGATCGATTGGGAAGGCCCGCTGCGCCCGCACGCGTTCAACTTCAACGACATCCCCAGTGAGCGCGATTGCCCGCTGGCGGCGCCGCTGACGTTGCACAACGCCGACGTCAAGCTGCGCGTCTGGCGCACCCATGGCGCCATGCGTCACCTGGTGCGCAATGCCGACGGCGACGAGCTGTTGTTCGTCCATGAAGGCAGCGGGCATTTCTACTGCGACTTCGGCCACCTGGAATACCGCGACGGCGACTACCTGCTGATCCCACGCGGCACCGCCTGGCGTATCGAGGCCAGCACGCCGAGCTACTTCCTGCTGATCGAGAACACCGACGGCGCCTACCAGTTGCCGGACAAGGGCCTGCTCGGCCCGCAGGCGATCTTCGACCTGGCGGTACTCGAACACCCGCATATCGATGAGGCTTTCAAGGTGCAGCAGGACGAGAGCACCTGGCAGATCCGCATCAAGCGGCGCGGCCAGATCAGCACCGTGACCTACCCGTACAACCCGCTGGACGTGGTCGGCTGGCATGGCGACAACACCGTGGTGCGCCTGAACTGGCGCGACATTCGTCCGCTGGTCAGCCACCGCTACCACCTGCCGCCGTCGGTACACACCACCTTCGTCGCCAATGGCTTCGTGATTTGTACCTTCACCCCGCGCCCGGTGGAGTCCGACCCCGGCGCGCTCAAGGTGCCGTTCTTCCACAACAACGACGACTACGACGAGGTGCTGTTCTATCACCGTGGCAACTTCTTCAGCCGCGACAACATCGAGCAGGGCATGGTCACCCTGCATCCGTGCGGCTTCCCCCATGGACCGCACCCCAAGGCGCTGAAGAAGAGCCAGGTCGATCCGGCCACCTTCATCGACGAGGTGGCGGTGATGATCGACACCCGCCGCGCCCTGGAGGTGAGCGATGCCGCTGCTGCGGTGGACGTGGCCGAGTACGTCAATTCCTGGCGTGCGCCGGGTATACAAGGTTAA
- the hppD gene encoding 4-hydroxyphenylpyruvate dioxygenase gives MTAVAKIEQHNPIGTDGFEFVEFTAPSDEGIAQLRQLFTAMGFTETAKHRSKEVWLFQQNDINIVLNGSPTGHVRAFGEKHGPSACAMAFRVKNAAQAAAYVEQQGATLVGSHANFGELNIPCVEGIGGSLLYLVDRYGDKSIYDVDFEYVAGRSPNDNAVGLQCIDHLTHNVRRGQMDVWSGFYERIANFREIRYFDIEGKLTGLFSRAMTAPCGKIRIPINESADDKSQIEEFIREYHGEGIQHIALSTDDIYATVRQLRANGVDFMTTPDTYYEKVDSRVAGHGEPTDVLRELNILIDGAPGDDGILLQIFTNTVIGPIFFEIIQRKGNQGFGEGNFKALFESIEEDQLRRGVISEE, from the coding sequence ATGACCGCCGTGGCCAAGATCGAGCAGCACAACCCCATCGGAACCGACGGTTTCGAATTCGTCGAATTCACTGCACCCAGTGACGAAGGCATTGCCCAGCTGCGCCAGTTGTTCACCGCCATGGGCTTCACCGAAACCGCCAAGCACCGCTCGAAAGAGGTGTGGCTGTTCCAGCAGAACGACATCAATATCGTGCTCAACGGCAGCCCTACCGGCCACGTGCGTGCATTCGGTGAAAAACACGGCCCCAGCGCCTGCGCCATGGCCTTCCGGGTGAAGAACGCTGCCCAGGCCGCCGCTTATGTCGAGCAGCAGGGCGCCACGCTGGTGGGCAGTCATGCCAACTTCGGCGAGCTGAACATTCCCTGCGTCGAGGGCATCGGCGGTTCGCTGCTGTATCTGGTCGACCGCTATGGTGACAAGAGCATCTACGACGTCGACTTCGAGTACGTTGCAGGCCGCAGTCCCAACGACAACGCTGTCGGGCTGCAATGCATCGACCACCTGACCCATAACGTGCGGCGTGGGCAGATGGACGTCTGGTCTGGCTTCTACGAGCGCATCGCCAATTTCCGCGAGATCCGCTACTTCGATATCGAAGGCAAGCTCACCGGCCTGTTCTCCCGTGCCATGACCGCGCCGTGCGGCAAGATCCGCATCCCGATCAACGAGTCGGCCGACGACAAGTCGCAGATCGAGGAATTCATCCGCGAATACCACGGCGAGGGCATTCAGCACATCGCGCTGTCCACCGACGACATCTATGCCACCGTGCGCCAACTGCGCGCCAATGGCGTGGACTTCATGACCACCCCGGACACCTATTACGAGAAGGTCGACAGCCGCGTCGCCGGTCATGGCGAGCCGACCGATGTGCTGCGTGAACTGAACATCTTGATCGATGGAGCGCCCGGCGATGACGGCATCCTGCTGCAGATATTCACCAACACGGTGATCGGCCCGATCTTCTTCGAGATCATTCAGCGCAAGGGCAATCAGGGCTTCGGCGAGGGCAACTTCAAGGCCCTGTTCGAATCCATCGAGGAAGACCAGCTGCGTCGCGGTGTGATCTCCGAGGAGTGA
- a CDS encoding SDR family oxidoreductase, with amino-acid sequence MHPYFSLAGRTALVTGGTRGIGLMIAKAFVEAGAHVYVCARDGEACAQTAAELSAFGKCTGITANLSDEEGVQALAAELTGRIDKLDILVNNAGTTWGAPLESYPAKGWEKVMQLNVTSVFGCIQQLLPLLRKAGSADCPARVINIGSVAGISAMGEQAYAYGPSKAALHQLSRMLAKELVGEHINVNVIAPGRFPSKMTRFIAEDEAALAADTAVIPMKRWGREEEMAALALSLAGSAGAYMTGTVIPIDGGFHLG; translated from the coding sequence ATGCATCCGTACTTTTCCCTTGCCGGGCGCACCGCCCTGGTCACTGGCGGCACCCGCGGCATCGGTCTGATGATAGCCAAGGCCTTCGTCGAAGCCGGCGCCCACGTCTATGTCTGTGCCCGCGACGGCGAAGCCTGCGCACAGACCGCCGCCGAGCTTTCCGCCTTCGGCAAGTGCACCGGCATCACCGCCAACCTCTCCGATGAGGAAGGCGTACAGGCCCTGGCTGCCGAGCTGACCGGGCGCATCGACAAGCTCGACATCCTGGTCAACAACGCCGGCACCACCTGGGGCGCGCCGCTGGAAAGCTACCCGGCCAAGGGCTGGGAAAAAGTCATGCAGCTCAACGTCACCTCGGTATTCGGCTGCATCCAGCAATTGCTGCCGCTGCTGCGCAAGGCCGGTTCAGCGGATTGCCCGGCACGGGTGATCAATATCGGTTCGGTAGCCGGCATCAGCGCCATGGGGGAACAGGCTTATGCCTATGGCCCGAGCAAGGCCGCGCTGCACCAGCTGTCGCGCATGCTGGCCAAGGAGCTGGTGGGCGAGCACATCAACGTCAACGTGATCGCCCCGGGGCGCTTCCCGAGCAAGATGACCCGTTTCATCGCCGAGGACGAAGCGGCGCTGGCTGCCGACACCGCAGTGATTCCGATGAAACGCTGGGGCCGCGAGGAAGAGATGGCCGCCCTGGCGCTGAGCCTCGCGGGCAGCGCAGGCGCCTACATGACCGGCACCGTCATCCCCATCGACGGCGGTTTTCACCTGGGCTGA
- a CDS encoding rRNA pseudouridine synthase, translated as MSEPTRLSKRVIELFGCSRREADLYIAGGWVTVDGKVIEAPQFKVEDQRVELHPDASLDPVAAVTLLVHCPANTSAGKLQQLLTAAQHWEEDPHAQRILHGHFLRQEQSLPLQNGASGLVILSQDWRTQRKLREDGNKLEQEYLVDVSGELPASALERLKKGLLHKGVQFPPCKASWQSEQRLRFALKNPAPDTLRQICTALGLKVLAMKRIRVGGVPMAKLPAGQWRYLGDKERF; from the coding sequence ATGAGCGAACCCACCCGCCTGTCCAAACGCGTCATCGAACTGTTCGGTTGCTCGCGCCGTGAGGCCGACCTGTACATCGCCGGCGGCTGGGTGACGGTGGATGGCAAGGTCATCGAAGCGCCGCAGTTCAAGGTCGAGGATCAGCGCGTCGAGCTGCACCCCGATGCCAGTCTTGATCCCGTCGCGGCCGTCACCCTGCTGGTGCATTGCCCGGCCAACACCAGCGCCGGAAAGTTGCAGCAGCTACTGACCGCCGCGCAGCACTGGGAAGAAGACCCGCACGCGCAGCGCATCCTGCATGGGCACTTTCTGCGTCAGGAACAGAGCCTGCCGCTGCAAAATGGCGCCAGCGGCCTGGTCATCCTCAGCCAGGACTGGCGCACCCAGCGCAAACTGCGCGAAGACGGCAACAAGCTGGAGCAGGAATACCTGGTCGATGTCAGCGGCGAATTGCCTGCCAGCGCCCTGGAGCGTCTGAAGAAAGGTCTGCTGCACAAAGGCGTGCAATTCCCACCATGCAAAGCCAGTTGGCAAAGCGAACAGCGCCTGCGCTTCGCTCTGAAGAATCCTGCGCCCGATACGCTGCGGCAGATCTGCACCGCCCTTGGCCTCAAGGTACTGGCCATGAAGCGTATCCGCGTTGGCGGCGTACCGATGGCCAAGCTGCCGGCCGGGCAATGGCGCTACCTCGGCGACAAGGAACGCTTCTGA
- a CDS encoding antibiotic biosynthesis monooxygenase family protein: MIAATPEPPYYVVMFTSLRTDVEEGYGEAAQRMLELAAQQPGFLGVESARSDGLGITLSYWQSEEAICAWREHAEHRLVREQGRSTWYESFVTRVAKVERAYSFTSAR; encoded by the coding sequence ATGATCGCCGCCACACCGGAGCCACCCTACTACGTGGTGATGTTCACCTCGCTTCGCACCGACGTGGAGGAGGGCTACGGGGAAGCGGCGCAGCGCATGCTCGAACTGGCGGCCCAGCAGCCCGGCTTTCTCGGCGTGGAGTCGGCGCGCAGCGATGGCCTGGGCATCACCCTGTCCTATTGGCAGAGCGAGGAGGCCATTTGTGCCTGGCGCGAGCATGCCGAACACCGCCTGGTGCGCGAGCAGGGACGCAGTACCTGGTACGAGTCCTTCGTCACGCGGGTGGCCAAAGTGGAGCGCGCCTACAGTTTCACGAGTGCGCGGTGA